The following proteins are co-located in the Arcobacter sp. F2176 genome:
- a CDS encoding RidA family protein — translation MVIRKQVNERMSRIVEYSGVIYLAGIVSDDKDLDIKGQAQRVLAMAEERLAEAGSNKDHILRAEIFVKDIARDFADFNEVWDAWVSKEQPPARACVEANMASSNTLVEIIFTAVKSRIL, via the coding sequence ATGGTAATTAGAAAACAAGTAAATGAAAGAATGAGTAGAATAGTTGAATATAGTGGGGTTATTTATTTAGCTGGAATCGTATCTGATGATAAAGACTTAGATATAAAAGGTCAAGCTCAAAGAGTGTTGGCTATGGCAGAAGAAAGATTAGCTGAAGCTGGAAGCAATAAAGACCATATCTTACGAGCTGAAATATTTGTAAAAGACATCGCTAGAGATTTTGCAGACTTTAATGAAGTCTGGGATGCTTGGGTATCAAAAGAACAACCACCTGCACGTGCTTGTGTTGAAGCAAATATGGCAAGTTCTAATACACTAGTAGAGATAATATTTACAGCAGTAAAGAGTAGAATATTATAG